The Candidatus Eisenbacteria bacterium genome window below encodes:
- a CDS encoding MerR family DNA-binding transcriptional regulator → MPDSARSRALTIGALSRATGIPPATLRTWERRYKFPRSARKPSGHRLYSTEEVPNLLRIKAALALGHRPAEVFRLQPSAIDALVAIGAARPAPSQPVPPAPPPPPAAPAERIANDVEGSSHRLLESVRSFDRVGLERELRARWARLGPVGFLERAASPFMEALGKECREGRLHVRHEHFASSLLADLLRELRHPYDDRASGPWVAATTFPGDRHELGLLMACLLCAVRGWRVLYIGVDTPVEQIAALSREAPLSAVVMSISATVPQAYAFALTLDLRRKVLERIAIWVGGRGASAVAAGVQPFDDFEILDRHLAAVAGGVALL, encoded by the coding sequence GTGCCCGATTCCGCGCGCAGCCGGGCGCTGACGATCGGCGCTCTTTCGCGCGCGACGGGCATCCCACCGGCCACGCTCCGCACGTGGGAGCGCCGCTACAAGTTCCCCCGCTCCGCCAGGAAGCCCTCCGGCCACCGCCTCTACTCCACTGAAGAGGTCCCGAATCTTCTCCGCATAAAGGCCGCGCTCGCTCTCGGGCATCGGCCGGCAGAGGTCTTCCGCCTTCAGCCCTCCGCAATCGATGCGCTCGTCGCGATCGGCGCCGCGCGCCCGGCACCGAGCCAGCCTGTTCCCCCGGCGCCGCCGCCACCGCCCGCCGCGCCGGCGGAGCGCATCGCGAACGACGTCGAGGGCTCATCGCACCGACTCCTCGAGAGCGTGAGATCCTTCGATCGCGTGGGTCTCGAGCGCGAGCTTCGCGCCCGATGGGCGCGCCTCGGGCCGGTAGGATTTCTCGAGCGGGCCGCGAGCCCATTCATGGAGGCGCTCGGCAAAGAGTGCCGCGAGGGACGTCTCCACGTCCGCCACGAGCATTTCGCGTCGTCGCTCCTGGCAGACCTTCTTCGAGAGCTCCGGCACCCCTACGACGATCGGGCATCCGGGCCCTGGGTCGCTGCGACGACCTTTCCGGGTGATCGCCACGAACTCGGCCTTCTGATGGCGTGCCTTCTCTGTGCGGTGCGGGGCTGGCGCGTGCTTTATATCGGGGTCGATACGCCGGTCGAGCAGATCGCCGCGCTCTCGCGGGAAGCGCCGCTCTCGGCCGTCGTCATGAGCATCTCGGCGACGGTGCCGCAAGCCTATGCGTTCGCCCTCACGCTCGACCTGCGCCGAAAGGTTCTCGAGCGGATCGCGATCTGGGTGGGAGGCAGGGGAGCGTCAGCGGTCGCCGCGGGAGTCCAGCCGTTCGATGATTTCGAGATCCTCGACCGCCATCTCGCCGCGGTCGCGGGCGGGGTCGCTCTACTTTAG